Proteins co-encoded in one Candida albicans SC5314 chromosome 3, complete sequence genomic window:
- a CDS encoding uncharacterized protein (Protein of unknown function; Spider biofilm induced; Hap43-repressed) has translation MTSTKSSPLSILYQKFPFDQCLDDHLFDTTNLIKHGLNLTIQMGTLTLNDIPSSEENIQTVDKLPQVLSDNQTQMSETNDEEIDYHIPPSPILIPIEPPKSSIKRRNSSNSSIGSFTTTTSSSPITENSTTRSSSSSDMSLLICRKKLQNMIEEFFITICNQNEKLYQEISNYVINSIVQNESNLESFLSKIVNHKYKRELVEIIQTLFMEKYEEIKLEELIDFLNNLINLRLDAIKDLYNPSVYKMYYKIWKLNINNYRYYDEEYFFDYFNNSFSNSENVLLQNGFLLNYKKFTHYFSKDLTNYDDDEEEDEEQDNDEEELDANDKIKDDSLCHNDTAPSSPNYAYKCEDTDNQQLSLDPLDQDHIPKSLRFNEDIDIININRYLPVDHVLYNQFLNQLE, from the coding sequence aTGACATCCACTAAATCATCACCACTATCGATATTGTACCAAAAATTTCCCTTCGACCAATGTCTTGACGATCATTTGTTTGATACaacaaatttgataaagCATGGCCTCAACTTAACAATTCAAATGGGCACATTGACATTAAATGATATACCGTCTAGTGAAGAAAACATACAAACAGTGGACAAGTTACCCCAAGTGCTATCTGATAACCAAACTCAAATGTCTGAAAccaatgatgaagaaattgattatcaCATACCTCCAAGCCCCATATTAATCCCTATAGAGCCACCAAAATCATCTATAAAGAGAAGAAATAGTAGCAATAGCAGTATTGGCAGctttaccaccaccaccagtaGTTCACCCATAACGGAAAATTCCACAACAcgttcttcatcatcatctgaCATGTCTTTACTAATATGCAGGAAAAAACTTCAAAATATGATTGAAGAGTTTTTCATAACTATTTGcaatcaaaatgaaaaattatacCAAGAAATCAGTAATTACGTTATCAACTCAATTGTACAGAATGAATCCAATTTAGAAAGTTTTTTAAGCAAAATTGTTAACCATAAATATAAGCGGGAATTAGTTGAGATCATTCAAACATTATTTATGGAGAAAtatgaagaaatcaaattggaagagttgattgattttcttaataatttgatcaaCCTACGATTAGATGCAATCAAAGATTTATATAATCCCTCAGTCTACAAAATGTACTATAAAATTTGGAAgctaaatataaataattatcGATATTACGAtgaagaatatttttttgattatttcaataattcattTAGCAATCTGGAAAATGTTCTATTACAGAATGGATTTCTACtaaattacaagaaattCACTCACTATTTCAGCAAAGACTTAACAaattatgatgatgacgaagaagaagacgaagaacaagacaatgatgaagaagaattggacGCTAATGATAAAATCAAAGATGATAGTTTATGCCACAACGATACAGCACCTAGCTCCCCCAATTATGCTTATAAGTGTGAAGATACTgataatcaacaattactGTTAGATCCATTGGACCAAGACCACATTCCAAAACTGTTACGATTCAATGAAGATATAgatatcatcaatatcaatcGGTACCTACCGGTGGATCATGTTTTATACAACCAGTTTTTAAATCAACTAGAATAG